AGTTCGACCACCGCGTCGACCGGCAGGCCGCCGGCGCGCTCCGCGGAAAATGGGCCGTCCGCCTTCGCTCCGATGACGTCGACGATCCTGCCGCGGTCGTGCGCGCCGATCGTCACTCCCGTGCCGAGGTGGGCGACGACGAAGCGGCAGTCTTCATAGCGTTTCCCGAACGCCGCCGCCGCTTTTCGTCCCATCGCCTTTTGGTTGAGCGCATGTACGAGGCTGCCGCGCTCGATCTCGGGCGCGCCGGATATGCGGGCCACGTCGGAGAGCTCGTCGACTGAAACCGGGTCGACGATATAGGCCCGGCAGCCCGAACATCCGGCGAAGCGCTCCGCGATGAAGGCTCCGAGGTTGGAGGCGTGTTCGCCGCGCGGGGCCTCCGTTAAATAATCTTTCATCGCGTCGTTGACGAGATATGTGCCGGAGGGCATCGGCGCAAGCAGGCCGCCGCGCCCCACCACGGCGTCAAAAACATCTTCCGCAAAACCCGCTTCGGAGAGCGCCCGCGATATCAGCGCGCATCTCATCTCAAGCTGGTCGAGCACGGCGGCAAAGGCGGATCTCCGGACGTCCGTAAGTTCTACGCCCGCCTCGAAGAGCGGCCGCAGGTCCTCAAAGACCGCGATCTTCGTCGAAGTGGAGCCGGGATTTACC
The window above is part of the Cloacibacillus evryensis DSM 19522 genome. Proteins encoded here:
- the buk gene encoding butyrate kinase, whose product is MKILAVNPGSTSTKIAVFEDLRPLFEAGVELTDVRRSAFAAVLDQLEMRCALISRALSEAGFAEDVFDAVVGRGGLLAPMPSGTYLVNDAMKDYLTEAPRGEHASNLGAFIAERFAGCSGCRAYIVDPVSVDELSDVARISGAPEIERGSLVHALNQKAMGRKAAAAFGKRYEDCRFVVAHLGTGVTIGAHDRGRIVDVIGAKADGPFSAERAGGLPVDAVVELCYSGKYTLAELRRKLLSGWGIVSYLGTRDLREVLKAAEGDARAKLVLDAYVYQIAKGIGELAAVLDGELDAVILTGGMAHSRELVELVGRKIKFLGKTVVLPGENELESLAAGALRVLRGEERAKIYPTGEYA